From a region of the bacterium genome:
- the rpe gene encoding ribulose-phosphate 3-epimerase produces MAPSLLSADFARLADDVGDLERAGADLLHLDVMDGHFVPNISFGPMICGFVRRLSDKPLDTHLMISRADRYVDAFARAGVDGLTIHVESEAPVAETLGRIGELGLKRGLSLNPGTALDKVLPWLDRVDLVLVMSVQPGFGGQKFDPVAVDKIAELARRRHEEGFGYLINVDGGINAETGPRCREAGADILVSGSWLCGADDRADRIALLRGGPIDAAAGG; encoded by the coding sequence GTGGCGCCCTCGCTGCTTTCGGCGGACTTCGCCCGCCTGGCCGACGACGTCGGCGACCTGGAACGCGCCGGGGCCGACCTCCTGCACCTGGACGTCATGGACGGCCACTTCGTGCCCAACATCAGCTTCGGGCCCATGATCTGCGGCTTCGTGCGCCGCCTGAGCGACAAGCCCCTCGACACCCACCTGATGATCAGCCGGGCCGACCGCTACGTGGACGCCTTCGCCCGGGCGGGGGTCGACGGCCTGACGATCCACGTCGAGTCGGAGGCGCCGGTCGCGGAGACGCTCGGGCGCATCGGCGAGCTCGGCCTGAAGCGGGGCCTCAGCCTGAATCCCGGCACGGCGCTGGACAAGGTCCTGCCGTGGCTCGACCGGGTCGATCTCGTGCTGGTGATGAGCGTGCAGCCGGGGTTCGGCGGCCAGAAATTCGACCCCGTGGCCGTGGACAAGATCGCGGAACTGGCGCGACGCCGGCACGAGGAGGGGTTCGGCTACCTGATCAACGTCGACGGCGGGATCAACGCCGAGACCGGCCCCCGCTGCCGCGAGGCGGGCGCCGACATCCTGGTCAGCGGGTCGTGGCTCTGCGGGGCCGACGACCGCGCCGACCGGATCGCCCTGCTCAGGGGCGGCCCGATCGACGCGGCCGCGGGCGGCTAG
- a CDS encoding KH domain-containing protein, with product MSAPDDTRREDELSPDVSEATPAELDLDGDEELTIGQESVLNLISYVVVNLVRHPDDVRIDVLRKQDRDIYQVHVHDEDLGKVIGKGGQTARALRVLLMAASAKTDQRVGLEIVE from the coding sequence ATGAGCGCCCCGGACGACACCAGGCGGGAAGACGAGCTGAGCCCCGACGTGTCGGAGGCGACGCCCGCCGAGCTGGACCTGGACGGCGACGAGGAACTGACGATCGGCCAGGAGTCGGTGCTGAACCTGATCTCCTACGTGGTCGTCAACCTCGTGCGGCACCCGGATGATGTCCGCATCGACGTCCTGCGCAAGCAGGATCGCGACATCTACCAGGTGCACGTGCACGACGAGGACCTGGGCAAGGTCATCGGCAAGGGCGGCCAGACCGCCCGCGCCCTGCGGGTGCTGCTGATGGCCGCGAGCGCCAAGACCGACCAGCGCGTGGGGCTGGAGATCGTCGAGTAG
- a CDS encoding S-adenosylmethionine:tRNA ribosyltransferase-isomerase yields MNAARDDAFQFDLPGRLIAQTPPARRGDSRCLLVAPGRGVVGERVFRDLVGVLRAGDRLVLNDSRVLPARLWTRRADTGGRVEILLLRPHGAPTTWTALARPARRLRADTRLVVTGPAGDGPELTVTGRLDTGEVVVSAAADLVDVAEGWGVMPLPPYIRREPAAGADTHEGDDRERYQTVYARPDASGAGSVAAPTAGLHFSPATLADLADAGVAVSRVSLHVGPGTFQPPTPAQIAARRLHGEHFRLAAPVAAEIAATRAAGGRVIAVGTTSLRVLETVARLELPPGAAEGTERVFAAEGGGGAPGFTGTARRQDGHWEVSGETRLFIAPPDRVTAADGLLTNFHLPGSSLLMLVAALLGGETWRAVYDHAVAHDLRFYSYGDCMLALPESAGAAGETM; encoded by the coding sequence TTGAACGCCGCCCGGGACGACGCCTTCCAGTTCGATCTGCCGGGACGGCTGATCGCCCAGACGCCGCCCGCGCGGCGCGGCGATTCCCGCTGCCTGCTGGTCGCGCCGGGGCGCGGGGTCGTGGGGGAGCGGGTGTTCCGCGATCTCGTGGGCGTGCTGCGCGCGGGCGACCGCCTCGTGCTGAACGACAGCCGGGTGCTGCCGGCGCGGCTCTGGACCCGGCGCGCCGACACCGGCGGGCGGGTCGAGATCCTCCTGCTGCGGCCCCACGGCGCCCCGACCACCTGGACCGCCCTGGCCCGGCCGGCCCGCCGGCTGCGGGCGGACACGCGCCTGGTCGTGACCGGACCGGCGGGCGATGGGCCCGAGCTGACCGTAACCGGTCGCCTGGACACGGGCGAGGTCGTCGTGAGCGCCGCGGCGGATCTCGTGGATGTGGCCGAGGGGTGGGGCGTGATGCCCCTGCCGCCCTACATCCGGCGTGAGCCCGCAGCCGGTGCCGACACCCACGAGGGCGACGATCGCGAGCGCTACCAGACCGTCTACGCGCGCCCGGACGCCAGCGGGGCCGGATCGGTGGCCGCCCCCACGGCGGGTCTGCACTTCTCGCCGGCGACCCTCGCGGATCTCGCGGATGCCGGCGTGGCGGTCAGCCGGGTGAGCCTGCACGTGGGGCCCGGCACGTTCCAGCCGCCGACGCCGGCCCAGATCGCCGCGCGCCGGCTGCACGGCGAGCACTTCCGCCTGGCGGCACCGGTCGCGGCGGAGATCGCGGCCACCCGCGCGGCGGGCGGGCGCGTCATCGCCGTCGGGACGACCTCGCTGCGGGTGCTCGAAACCGTGGCCCGCCTCGAACTGCCACCCGGGGCGGCGGAAGGCACCGAGCGCGTCTTCGCCGCCGAAGGGGGCGGGGGGGCGCCCGGGTTCACGGGGACGGCCCGGCGCCAGGACGGCCACTGGGAGGTCAGCGGCGAGACGCGGCTCTTCATCGCGCCGCCCGACCGGGTCACGGCGGCCGACGGCCTGCTGACGAATTTCCACCTGCCGGGTTCGTCGCTGCTGATGCTCGTGGCGGCCCTGCTGGGCGGCGAGACGTGGCGCGCGGTGTACGATCACGCCGTGGCCCACGACCTGCGCTTCTACAGCTACGGCGACTGCATGCTGGCCCTGCCGGAGTCGGCGGGCGCCGCCGGGGAGACGATGTGA
- the ruvB gene encoding Holliday junction branch migration DNA helicase RuvB, protein MADHRWTDPAEQEGDPVLDLSLRPRRLEDFIGQEEIKANLRVFIDAARQRGEVLDHVLLHGPPGLGKTTLSQILAAEMDLEIRLTSGPAFTNSAELIALLSEQTDRRAIFIDEIHRLGRVIEEHLYPAMEDWRVELIIDKGPNARHFNLQLEPFTLIGATTRAGLITPAMRSRFGIVCHLDFYPPEDLATIVARSAGILGIAIEPAGALEIARRSRGTPRAANRLLRRVRDFAQVGGHAVIDRATADDGLTRLGVDAAGLEPLDRRYLQVLIEHFAGGPVGVQNMSVSLGEETDTLEDVVEPFLIQTGLLKRTPRGREATAGAWRHLGLEPPLAGEEGQATLL, encoded by the coding sequence GTGGCCGATCATCGCTGGACAGACCCCGCCGAGCAGGAGGGCGACCCCGTCCTGGATCTCAGCCTGCGCCCGCGCCGGCTCGAGGATTTCATCGGGCAGGAGGAGATCAAGGCCAACCTGCGGGTCTTCATCGACGCGGCGCGCCAGCGCGGCGAGGTGCTCGACCACGTGCTGCTGCACGGGCCCCCGGGCCTGGGCAAGACGACCCTCTCGCAGATCCTCGCGGCGGAGATGGACCTGGAGATCCGCCTGACCAGCGGTCCGGCCTTCACCAACAGCGCCGAACTGATCGCCCTGCTCAGCGAGCAGACCGACCGGCGCGCCATCTTCATCGACGAGATCCACCGCCTGGGCCGGGTCATCGAGGAGCATCTCTACCCGGCCATGGAGGACTGGCGGGTCGAGCTCATCATCGACAAGGGCCCGAACGCGCGGCACTTCAACCTGCAGCTCGAGCCGTTCACGCTCATCGGAGCGACCACGCGCGCCGGCCTGATCACGCCGGCCATGCGCAGCCGCTTCGGCATCGTCTGCCACCTCGATTTCTATCCGCCGGAGGACCTGGCCACCATCGTCGCGCGCAGCGCGGGCATCCTGGGCATCGCCATCGAGCCCGCGGGCGCGCTGGAGATCGCCCGGCGCAGCCGGGGCACGCCGCGGGCGGCGAACCGGCTGCTGCGCCGGGTGCGCGACTTCGCCCAGGTGGGGGGCCACGCGGTGATCGACCGGGCCACGGCCGACGACGGGCTGACCCGTCTCGGCGTCGACGCGGCCGGTCTCGAACCCCTGGACCGGCGCTACCTGCAGGTGCTGATCGAGCACTTCGCCGGCGGACCGGTGGGCGTGCAGAACATGTCGGTCAGCCTCGGCGAGGAGACCGACACCCTCGAGGACGTGGTCGAACCCTTCCTCATCCAGACCGGCCTGCTGAAGCGCACGCCGCGGGGCCGCGAGGCCACCGCGGGCGCCTGGCGCCACCTCGGCCTCGAGCCGCCCCTGGCGGGCGAAGAGGGGCAGGCGACGCTGCTTTGA
- the def gene encoding peptide deformylase yields the protein MAPRPIRLFGDPVLRRRAREADPAAPATRALLDRMWEVLREDGGVGLAGPQVGSDLRVVVVRDPSRPRDAQRLDLVNPVIRRTFGPETPFEEGCLSFPGLYTVVNRPRGVEVEYRTPDTGDAVQRLRDEELVARIVQHEVDHLDGVLFIDHLSNLDRWLLAPRLLAILVRRLGAAWSDRAAGKEVRR from the coding sequence ATGGCCCCGCGTCCGATCCGGCTCTTCGGCGACCCCGTCCTGCGGCGCCGGGCCAGGGAGGCCGATCCGGCCGCCCCGGCGACCCGCGCCCTGCTCGACCGCATGTGGGAGGTCCTGCGCGAGGACGGCGGCGTCGGGCTGGCCGGGCCCCAGGTGGGCTCCGACCTGCGGGTGGTCGTGGTGCGGGATCCGTCGCGGCCCCGCGACGCGCAGCGCCTCGACCTGGTCAACCCCGTCATCCGGCGGACGTTCGGCCCGGAGACGCCCTTCGAGGAGGGCTGCCTCAGCTTCCCCGGCCTGTACACGGTGGTGAACCGGCCCCGGGGCGTCGAGGTCGAGTACCGCACGCCGGACACGGGCGACGCCGTGCAGCGCCTGCGGGACGAGGAGCTGGTGGCCCGCATCGTGCAGCACGAGGTGGACCACCTCGACGGGGTCCTGTTCATCGATCATCTCTCGAACCTGGACCGCTGGCTGCTGGCGCCGCGGTTGCTGGCCATCCTGGTCCGCCGGCTGGGCGCCGCGTGGTCCGACCGCGCGGCGGGGAAGGAAGTGCGGCGATGA
- the tgt gene encoding tRNA guanosine(34) transglycosylase Tgt → MNDHALDTPFGFTVAHTEPGGRARTGTLVTGHAVVETPVFMPVGTVGSVKAVTFEQVEATGARLILGNTYHLYLRPGHELVAGFGGLHRFESWSGAILTDSAGFQVFSLDELNRITEDGVEFRSHLDGSRHFFSPELSMEIQLALGADIVMAFDQCAAYGADPREVERAVERTTRWLGRCRDVFGGRDFRSGWERVLFGIMQGGVDPALRRRSAAEIVDLDLPGYAIGGLSVGEPTAAMHDTTSLAAELLPADRPRYLMGVGFPNDILAAVGAGVDMFDCVLPTRMARTGTVLTRDGRLVIKNRTFAEDHGPIDPECGCPTCARHSRGYIRHLFQAGEILGLTLATIHNLHYYQELMGDIRAAIRSDRFAAYAAAATGRWLDGERARLDEVAGRRRPRGG, encoded by the coding sequence GTGAACGACCACGCCCTCGACACCCCCTTCGGCTTCACCGTCGCGCACACGGAGCCCGGCGGCCGGGCCCGCACCGGCACCCTGGTGACGGGGCATGCGGTGGTGGAGACACCCGTCTTCATGCCCGTCGGCACGGTGGGGTCGGTCAAGGCCGTCACCTTCGAGCAGGTCGAGGCCACGGGGGCGCGGCTCATCCTGGGCAACACGTACCACCTGTACCTGCGTCCCGGCCACGAACTGGTGGCGGGCTTCGGCGGGCTGCACCGCTTCGAGAGCTGGAGCGGCGCGATCCTCACCGACAGCGCGGGCTTCCAGGTCTTCTCCCTCGACGAGCTGAACCGCATCACCGAGGACGGCGTCGAGTTCCGCAGCCACCTCGACGGCAGCCGGCACTTCTTCAGCCCCGAGCTGAGCATGGAGATCCAGCTCGCCCTCGGTGCGGACATCGTCATGGCCTTCGACCAGTGCGCCGCCTACGGCGCCGACCCCCGCGAGGTCGAGCGGGCGGTCGAGCGCACGACGCGGTGGCTCGGGCGCTGCCGCGACGTCTTCGGCGGCCGCGATTTCCGCAGCGGCTGGGAGCGCGTGCTCTTCGGCATCATGCAGGGCGGGGTGGATCCGGCGCTGCGGCGGCGCTCGGCGGCGGAGATCGTCGACCTCGACCTGCCGGGCTACGCCATCGGCGGCCTCTCGGTGGGCGAACCCACGGCGGCCATGCACGACACGACGTCCCTGGCGGCCGAATTGCTGCCCGCCGACCGGCCGCGCTACCTGATGGGGGTGGGCTTCCCCAACGACATCCTGGCCGCGGTGGGCGCGGGCGTGGACATGTTCGACTGCGTGCTGCCCACGCGCATGGCGCGCACGGGCACGGTGCTCACCCGCGACGGGCGGCTGGTGATCAAGAACCGCACCTTCGCCGAGGACCACGGCCCCATCGACCCGGAGTGCGGCTGTCCCACCTGCGCCCGGCACAGCCGCGGCTACATCCGGCACCTGTTCCAGGCCGGGGAGATCCTCGGCCTGACCCTCGCCACGATCCACAACCTGCACTACTACCAGGAGCTGATGGGGGACATCAGGGCGGCGATCCGGTCCGACCGCTTCGCGGCGTACGCCGCGGCGGCCACCGGGCGCTGGCTCGACGGCGAGCGGGCCCGGCTCGACGAGGTGGCCGGCCGGCGCCGGCCGCGGGGTGGTTGA
- a CDS encoding Holliday junction branch migration protein RuvA: MIAFLAGTLVSGGTEAVVAVGGGIGLDVTVSAQSADQLPAPGEPVRLWTHLAVREDHWSLYGFVREEERAMFRLLITVSGVGPKVAMGMLSRAGADEIAGMLRTGDEAGLAKLPGIGRKSAARLVVELGQRVPDFAAGPIGSGGAGGGAGRGLAEAMAVLGAMGLPPARAEQALLKARGADAALADDLEAWVRVALQNL; this comes from the coding sequence ATGATCGCATTCCTCGCAGGCACCCTCGTCAGCGGCGGCACCGAAGCCGTCGTCGCCGTCGGCGGCGGCATCGGCCTGGACGTGACGGTGTCGGCCCAGTCGGCCGACCAGCTCCCCGCCCCGGGCGAACCCGTGCGGTTGTGGACCCATCTGGCGGTGCGGGAGGACCACTGGTCGCTGTACGGCTTCGTGCGGGAGGAGGAGCGCGCCATGTTCCGCCTCCTGATCACCGTCTCGGGCGTGGGGCCGAAGGTGGCCATGGGCATGCTCTCGCGGGCCGGCGCCGACGAGATCGCCGGCATGCTGCGCACGGGCGACGAGGCGGGCCTGGCCAAGCTGCCGGGCATCGGCAGGAAGAGCGCGGCGCGGCTGGTGGTCGAGCTCGGGCAGCGCGTGCCGGATTTCGCGGCCGGCCCGATCGGCAGCGGGGGCGCCGGCGGCGGCGCCGGCAGGGGCCTCGCCGAGGCCATGGCCGTGCTGGGCGCCATGGGGCTGCCGCCGGCCCGGGCCGAACAGGCCCTGCTGAAGGCCCGCGGCGCCGACGCCGCCCTGGCCGACGACCTCGAAGCGTGGGTGCGCGTCGCCCTGCAGAACCTCTAG
- the yajC gene encoding preprotein translocase subunit YajC, whose translation MFLTNFLAMGAPGGGTGAAGGGGLMTILMFGSIFAIFYFMIIRPQKKQQDQRKAMIEALKRGDRIVTNGGIFATVRDVKGDRLIVTIAENVKIELAKNAVGGVVTGDE comes from the coding sequence ATGTTCCTGACGAATTTCCTGGCCATGGGCGCCCCGGGCGGCGGCACCGGCGCCGCGGGCGGCGGCGGCCTGATGACCATCCTGATGTTCGGATCCATCTTCGCCATCTTCTACTTCATGATCATCCGGCCCCAGAAGAAGCAGCAGGACCAGCGCAAGGCCATGATCGAAGCCCTCAAGCGCGGCGACCGGATCGTCACCAACGGCGGCATCTTCGCCACCGTGCGCGACGTGAAGGGCGACCGGCTCATCGTCACCATCGCCGAGAACGTGAAGATCGAGCTGGCGAAGAACGCCGTGGGCGGAGTGGTCACCGGGGACGAGTAG
- the trmD gene encoding tRNA (guanosine(37)-N1)-methyltransferase TrmD, protein MSSTADHGGVPCIKILTLFPDMVRAVLETSIPGRAERQGQVRYEVVDIRDFAVDKHRTVDDTAYGGGAGMIMMAQPVVEAVEHARERQDATVILTTPQGETFDEALTLELLDDLQARGELIIVCGHYKGIDERAIQLVINREVSIGDYVLSGGELPALVIADALVRRIEGVLHNEDSANNDSFTAVRDGGLDCEWYTKPPEFRGLTVPDVLLSGHHANIEAWRAERARQRTQEKRPDLAAAAGNGPDGGNAP, encoded by the coding sequence ATGTCCAGCACGGCTGACCACGGCGGGGTGCCCTGCATCAAGATCCTGACGCTCTTTCCGGACATGGTGCGTGCCGTGCTGGAAACGAGCATCCCGGGCCGCGCCGAGCGGCAGGGGCAGGTGCGCTACGAGGTCGTGGACATCCGCGACTTCGCCGTCGACAAGCACCGCACCGTGGACGACACGGCCTACGGGGGCGGCGCCGGCATGATCATGATGGCCCAGCCGGTGGTCGAGGCCGTCGAACACGCCCGGGAGCGCCAGGACGCCACGGTGATCCTGACCACGCCCCAGGGGGAGACGTTCGACGAGGCCCTGACCCTCGAACTGCTGGACGACCTGCAGGCCAGGGGCGAACTGATCATCGTCTGCGGCCACTACAAGGGCATCGACGAGCGGGCGATCCAGCTGGTGATCAACCGCGAGGTGTCCATCGGCGACTACGTGCTCAGCGGCGGCGAACTGCCGGCCCTGGTCATCGCCGACGCCCTGGTCCGACGGATCGAGGGTGTGCTGCACAACGAGGACTCGGCCAACAACGACAGCTTCACCGCTGTCCGCGACGGCGGCCTCGATTGCGAGTGGTACACCAAGCCGCCGGAATTCCGGGGGCTCACGGTGCCCGACGTGCTGCTGTCGGGGCACCATGCGAACATCGAGGCGTGGCGGGCCGAACGGGCCCGGCAGCGCACGCAAGAGAAGCGCCCCGACCTGGCCGCCGCGGCCGGGAACGGGCCGGACGGCGGGAACGCGCCGTAG
- a CDS encoding PASTA domain-containing protein, with translation MKLWQFLLLMGVLVAAGGALLLGVNFLVLPSVIHGNKVVTMPDVRGMTVEGAELQLGTVGLDVAVARQRAHPTIPEGMILDQIPAAQSRIRGGRIVRVITSSGPPAGAVPRLLGLSLRQAEITLQRENYKLGRVLRVPRPGATEPVVDYQNPVPGVEAYKGVVVDLVVAEPAAAELLRMPDLRGVPLYQARQAIADAGFVLAPVTYERTATAAPNVVLSQDPPPGRRIRKGERLELVASSR, from the coding sequence GTGAAGCTCTGGCAATTCCTGCTGCTGATGGGCGTGCTGGTGGCGGCCGGCGGGGCGCTGCTGCTCGGTGTGAACTTCCTCGTGCTGCCTTCGGTCATCCACGGCAACAAGGTCGTGACCATGCCCGACGTGCGGGGCATGACCGTCGAGGGCGCCGAACTGCAGCTCGGAACCGTGGGCCTCGACGTGGCGGTGGCGCGCCAGCGGGCCCACCCGACCATCCCCGAAGGGATGATCCTCGACCAGATCCCCGCGGCCCAGTCGCGCATCCGGGGCGGACGCATCGTGCGGGTGATCACCAGCAGCGGGCCGCCGGCCGGCGCGGTGCCGCGCCTGCTGGGGCTCTCCCTGCGCCAGGCCGAGATCACGCTCCAGCGCGAGAACTACAAGCTCGGCCGCGTGCTGCGGGTGCCGCGTCCGGGCGCCACCGAGCCGGTGGTCGACTACCAGAACCCGGTGCCCGGGGTCGAGGCCTACAAGGGCGTGGTCGTCGACCTGGTCGTGGCCGAGCCCGCCGCCGCCGAGCTGCTGCGCATGCCCGACCTGCGGGGCGTGCCGCTTTACCAGGCGCGGCAGGCCATCGCCGATGCGGGCTTCGTGCTGGCACCCGTCACCTACGAGCGCACCGCCACCGCCGCGCCCAACGTGGTCCTGTCGCAGGACCCGCCGCCGGGCCGCCGCATCCGCAAGGGAGAACGTCTTGAGCTGGTTGCCTCGTCCCGCTGA
- the fmt gene encoding methionyl-tRNA formyltransferase: MKIVFMGSPDFAVPSLEALVEARFDVPLVVTQPDRPAGRGRRMLPTAVKAAAREHGIPVIEFGKGQRRSVTAAVLAEEPDAIAVVAFGHILREPLLSTPRFGCINVHASLLPRWRGVSPIQYSILHGDSWSGVTIMRMDAGVDTGPVLAQRSVAIHPEETGGDLFERLAGQGADLLIHTLRGLQNGQVTPCVQSDEGAVYAPKLTKSLSAVRWDRDVVTVHNQIRALQPWPGTTTYLGEKLLKVTEARPMSFLASGKEPGTVLRVGSDGVEVACGEGSLLLTGLQCPGRKPLPVDEFLRGFTISSGDKLRS; the protein is encoded by the coding sequence ATGAAGATCGTGTTCATGGGGTCGCCCGATTTCGCGGTGCCGAGCCTCGAGGCCCTGGTCGAGGCCCGCTTCGACGTGCCCCTGGTGGTGACCCAGCCGGACCGTCCGGCCGGACGCGGCCGGCGCATGCTGCCGACGGCGGTCAAGGCGGCCGCCCGCGAGCACGGCATCCCGGTCATCGAGTTCGGCAAGGGCCAGCGCCGGAGCGTCACCGCGGCGGTGCTGGCCGAGGAGCCCGACGCCATCGCGGTGGTGGCCTTCGGGCACATCCTGCGCGAACCGCTGCTCTCGACGCCCCGCTTCGGCTGCATCAACGTGCACGCCAGCCTGCTGCCGCGCTGGCGCGGCGTGTCGCCCATCCAGTACTCGATCCTGCACGGCGACAGCTGGAGCGGCGTGACGATCATGCGCATGGACGCGGGCGTGGACACCGGCCCGGTGCTGGCCCAGCGCTCGGTGGCGATCCACCCCGAGGAGACCGGGGGCGACCTCTTCGAACGCCTGGCCGGCCAGGGCGCCGACCTGCTCATCCACACCCTGCGCGGCCTGCAGAACGGGCAGGTGACGCCCTGCGTCCAGTCGGACGAGGGCGCGGTCTACGCGCCCAAGCTCACCAAGTCGCTCTCGGCCGTGCGCTGGGATCGGGACGTGGTCACGGTGCACAACCAGATCCGGGCCCTGCAGCCCTGGCCGGGCACCACCACCTACCTGGGCGAGAAGCTGCTGAAGGTCACCGAGGCGCGCCCCATGAGCTTCCTCGCCTCGGGCAAGGAGCCGGGCACGGTGCTGCGGGTCGGGTCCGACGGCGTCGAGGTCGCCTGCGGCGAGGGCTCGCTGCTGCTGACGGGGCTGCAGTGCCCCGGGCGCAAGCCGCTGCCGGTGGATGAGTTCCTGCGCGGCTTCACCATTTCGTCCGGCGACAAGCTGCGCTCATGA
- the ffh gene encoding signal recognition particle protein: protein MFQDLTRRLDQTMKKLAGTDRLSEDNIKEALREVRMALLEADVNYGVAKKLVESIRQKALGQDVLGSLTPAQQVVKIVNEELTSLLGGHAAPLNLDVENAQTRGMTTVMVMGLQGSGKTTFCGKLAARLKKEGRSPMLVAADIYRPAAIDQLHVIGDQVGVPVHSDRERRNAAQIVKLGQRRAKDNKCDVLIVDTAGRLHIDDALMQELETIVKTVPMDEKLLVLDAMTGQEAVNIAETFSRRLDFDGAILTKMDGDARGGAALSVLEVTGKPVKMVGVGEKMDDLEVFHPDRMASRILGMGDVLSLIEKAEENMDLDVAENMAARFAAGEFNLEDFQNQIRQMKKMGPLKGILKMLPGMNGDVLDKAKVDDRQFAQVEAIINSMTPGERRKPDIINGSRRKRIARGSGTTVSQVNKLLKQYRDMRSMMRKINSAGGLEAFGQGMLGGR, encoded by the coding sequence GTGTTCCAGGATCTGACCAGGCGCCTCGACCAGACCATGAAGAAGCTGGCCGGGACCGACCGCCTGAGCGAGGACAACATCAAGGAGGCGCTGCGCGAAGTGCGCATGGCGCTGCTCGAGGCCGACGTCAACTACGGCGTGGCCAAGAAGCTGGTGGAGTCCATCCGGCAGAAGGCCCTGGGTCAGGACGTGCTGGGCAGCCTGACGCCGGCCCAGCAGGTGGTCAAGATCGTCAACGAGGAATTGACGTCCCTGCTCGGCGGCCACGCGGCGCCCCTGAACCTCGACGTGGAGAACGCCCAGACCAGGGGCATGACCACGGTCATGGTCATGGGGCTGCAGGGCTCGGGCAAGACGACCTTCTGCGGCAAGCTCGCCGCCCGCCTGAAGAAGGAGGGGCGCAGCCCCATGCTGGTCGCGGCGGACATCTACCGCCCGGCGGCCATCGACCAGCTGCACGTGATCGGCGACCAGGTCGGCGTGCCGGTGCACAGCGACCGCGAGCGCCGCAACGCGGCCCAGATCGTGAAGCTGGGCCAGCGCCGCGCCAAGGACAACAAGTGCGACGTGCTCATCGTCGATACGGCGGGCCGCCTGCACATCGACGACGCGCTCATGCAGGAGCTCGAGACGATCGTCAAGACCGTGCCCATGGACGAGAAGCTCCTCGTCCTGGACGCCATGACCGGCCAGGAAGCGGTGAACATCGCCGAGACGTTCAGCCGCCGCCTCGACTTCGACGGGGCGATCCTGACCAAGATGGACGGCGACGCCCGGGGCGGCGCCGCCCTCAGCGTGCTCGAGGTGACGGGCAAGCCCGTCAAGATGGTCGGTGTCGGCGAGAAGATGGACGACCTCGAGGTCTTCCACCCCGACCGCATGGCCAGCCGCATCCTCGGCATGGGCGACGTGCTTTCTCTGATCGAGAAGGCCGAAGAGAACATGGATCTGGACGTGGCCGAGAACATGGCCGCGCGATTCGCCGCCGGCGAGTTCAACCTGGAGGACTTCCAGAACCAGATCCGCCAGATGAAGAAGATGGGCCCCCTGAAGGGGATCCTGAAGATGCTGCCGGGCATGAACGGCGACGTGCTCGACAAGGCCAAGGTGGACGACAGGCAGTTCGCCCAGGTCGAGGCGATCATCAACTCGATGACGCCCGGCGAGCGCCGGAAGCCCGACATCATCAACGGTTCGCGGCGCAAACGCATTGCGCGCGGAAGCGGGACCACGGTCTCGCAGGTCAACAAGCTGCTCAAGCAGTACCGGGACATGCGGAGCATGATGCGCAAGATCAACTCCGCGGGAGGCCTCGAGGCCTTCGGCCAGGGCATGCTGGGCGGCCGCTGA
- the rpsP gene encoding 30S ribosomal protein S16, with product MATTIRLTRMGRKKRPFYRMVVLDSRKRRDGAYLANLGYYNPFTDPAEVQLHDNDIIAWLQKGATVSETAKSLLRSEGVLYKYSLVREGLDAAAIEAKMTAWKTGAEAKLAAREQAAADKAAAKKAQEEAEAKAAAEAKAAEEAAAAAAAAAEAEAAAAEAAEGEAAAAEEAPAAEEEAKDGE from the coding sequence GTGGCGACGACGATCCGACTGACCCGCATGGGTCGCAAGAAGCGTCCGTTCTACCGCATGGTTGTCCTGGACAGCCGCAAGCGCCGTGACGGGGCCTACCTGGCCAACCTCGGCTACTACAACCCGTTCACCGATCCCGCCGAAGTGCAATTGCACGACAACGACATCATCGCCTGGCTGCAGAAGGGCGCGACCGTGAGCGAGACGGCCAAGAGCCTGCTCCGGTCCGAGGGCGTCCTGTACAAGTACAGCCTGGTGCGCGAGGGTCTGGACGCAGCGGCCATCGAGGCCAAGATGACCGCCTGGAAGACCGGCGCCGAGGCCAAGCTGGCCGCGCGTGAGCAGGCCGCCGCCGACAAGGCCGCCGCCAAGAAGGCGCAGGAAGAGGCCGAGGCCAAGGCCGCCGCCGAGGCGAAGGCCGCCGAGGAGGCCGCCGCCGCTGCCGCTGCCGCCGCGGAGGCCGAGGCCGCCGCCGCCGAGGCCGCCGAGGGCGAGGCCGCCGCAGCCGAAGAGGCTCCCGCGGCCGAGGAAGAAGCGAAGGACGGCGAATGA